DNA sequence from the Deferribacterota bacterium genome:
GTGCAGCCTTGCCAGATATATTTATTCTAAACCAAGTAGATCCTTGTTGAGCTGGGCATATCTTAAAGTAAGTAGGCTCAGGTATTATAGCTGCATCAGCAGAATATCCTCGTAGGGCACAAGCTAGACTGCCAGCACCACCTGATTCTTCCTCAATAACACTTTGAATTATTAAATCCCCCTTTAGCTTAATATCTAATTCTTGAAGGGCTTTTATTATGATGAAAAATGACGCAATATTCCCCTTCATGTCAGATACGCCGCGTCCATAAATATTACCATTATCTACAGTTCCTTGAAAAGGAGGGTATATCCATTCGTTGTGGTTTCCCGCAGGTACAACGTCAATATGGCTATTTAATATAAGTGACTTACCTGTTCCCTTACCTTTAAGTGTTCCAACTACATTTGGGCTTCCCTTAAAATTCTCTCTTCTAGTTATAAATGCTTCATGATTCCTCATTTTATCTATATCAGGTTCCCACATATCTATTTCATCAAATTTCAGCTCATTTTGCAAAACATCAGCGATATATCTTTGGTTTTCTAGCTCATTGCCGGAAGTTGTAGGGAATGATAATATATTTTTAACATACTCAACTAATTCTCTTTCCATGCTATCTATTTTACTAACTACATCATTTATTATAGACATGTTGATACCTCTTGTGTTTTTACATGGTTTTGTGACGTAGGCTATGGTATTTTATAATAAAATTATAACACATGTTAACAAACAGACAATTATTGCATTAAAAAAAACCAAAAGTACGTGAGATAATATAAC
Encoded proteins:
- a CDS encoding ArgE/DapE family deacylase, yielding MSIINDVVSKIDSMERELVEYVKNILSFPTTSGNELENQRYIADVLQNELKFDEIDMWEPDIDKMRNHEAFITRRENFKGSPNVVGTLKGKGTGKSLILNSHIDVVPAGNHNEWIYPPFQGTVDNGNIYGRGVSDMKGNIASFFIIIKALQELDIKLKGDLIIQSVIEEESGGAGSLACALRGYSADAAIIPEPTYFKICPAQQGSTWFRINISGKAAHGGERYKGISAIDKTIPILHSINELEKYRNNNFKNKLYKGIPTP